The proteins below come from a single Leishmania major strain Friedlin complete genome, chromosome 20 genomic window:
- a CDS encoding putative calpain-like cysteine peptidase: MSHNGTAGEWRELGEEQPTLSSKPQDAAMNTYVTKEADEGERAEYLAQEPHSPQYYLAGSEAQVVPQQAYEEEAPQKYPEETGNNYDAPQHAYEVVAPDNAHAPSMPAPHAAAAAAATPPSAIVKPRTRNVKSVARWEAVEYDLRDGSDDEFELSTCMAPVYEGEGKEGNEDASVFKHGEPDCKGEILSCFDEPNLLYRIIDPKAKTWAFYNDSLQYEMHVQFIFGKHSKLQALENTTLRQNEEGQYVMEVVVYPTETEMFLQGTANGFTSKLRAVPLTEDYHNARRGITEELVNNEVAAIQQVTSSDNAEDVLQACIDSGIPFVDPEFPPCQASLEAGASKPFKPFAWARPQACVPEEMASQVRLFRANVRPGCVGAGDLGDSWVICSVASVSEDPARLMGMFRHPEGKAAAQREHAVGAYRVTFNKNGWWRSVLVDSYLPVSGGKLKYAKSATDPAEIWPAILEKAYAKLHGSYARICSGDPLHALQDMTGFSTMRFDDSLTDDKASDQLFSDLVHGTAAGYTVICSTPGRGPHDKDQELCEAYAQVGLVTGCAYTILEAKHIESKDLQMVKVRNVWGRGVEWSGNWGNDDAKWDANPDIAEECNFQKAENGMFWMSWKDARKYFNGGGVCFTHQPAYDYRMNCVFTEGVPSAVLEIEVRSPTCFTFVISQDDKRCQVNALEYKPVMISIAEPVEDGMYKVVMNSSANGARPTSDKWMFLQARDVSLIHKLDAGKYIVVPRIMPSDDPVEPVPYVLGMICDKEVGNGDVSVKFKRLDAGNRVFENFPKFEPELMEVEQPVQYQKRAPGEAFPMTQMGEEVM, encoded by the coding sequence ATGTCGCACAACGGCACAGCAGGTGAGTGGCGAGAGCTCGGTGAAGAGCAGCCAACGCTATCCTCCAAGCCCCAGGACGCAGCGATGAACACTTATGTCACCAAGGAGGCTGACGAGGGAGAGCGTGCCGAGTACTTAGCTCAGGAGCCCCACTCTCCTCAATATTACTTGGCGGGCAGCGAGGCTCAAGTAGTCCCGCAGCAGGCttacgaggaggaggctccCCAGAAGTACCCGGAAGAGACCGGCAATAACTATGACGCTCCGCAGCACGCGTACGAAGTGGTGGCCCCTGACAACGCTCACGCCCCCTCGATGCCTGCGCCgcatgctgccgctgccgctgccgctacgcCGCCGAGCGCGATCGTGAAGCCGCGGACGCGCAACGTGAAGAGCGTCGCTCGctgggaggcggtggagtaTGACCTGCgtgacggcagcgacgatgaGTTCGAGCTGTCGACGTGCATGGCACCGGTATACGAGGGCGAGGGTAAGGAGGGCAACGAGGACGCGAGCGTGTTCAAGCACGGCGAGCCGGATTGCAAGGGGGAGATCTTGTCGTGCTTCGACGAGCCGAACTTGCTGTACCGGATCATTGACCCGAAGGCGAAGACGTGGGCGTTTTACAACGACAGCCTGCAGTACGAGATGCATGTGCAGTTCATATTTGGCAAGCACTCgaagctgcaggcgctggagaacacgacgctgcggcagaaCGAAGAGGGCCAATACGTGATGGAGGTGGTCGTGTACCCGACGGAGACTGAGATGTTTTTACAGGGCACTGCGAACGGGTTCACAAGCAAGCTGCGCGCTGTGCCACTGACGGAGGACTACCACAATGCGCGCCGCGGGATCACGGAGGAGCTGGTGAACAACGAGGTGGCTGCGATCCAGCAGGTGACGAGCAGCGACAACGCGGAGGACGTGCTGCAGGCGTGCATCGACAGCGGGATCCCGTTCGTGGACCCCGAGTTCCCACCGTGCCAGGCGTCGCTGGAAGCTGGCGCGAGCAAGCCGTTCAAGCCGTTTGCGTGGGCGCGGCCgcaggcgtgcgtgccggAGGAGATGGCGTCGCAGGTGCGACTGTTCCGCGCGAACGTGAGGCCCGGCTGCGTGGGCGCTGGCGACCTCGGCGACTCGTGGGTGATTTGCTCTGTTGCATCGGTGTCGGAGGACCCTGCGCGGCTGATGGGGATGTTCCGCCACCCGGAGGGCAAGGCTGCGGCACAGCGCGAGCACGCGGTCGGCGCGTACCGCGTGACGTTCAACAAAAAtgggtggtggcgcagcgtgcTGGTGGACAGCTACCTGCCTGTGTCCGGCGGCAAGCTGAAGTACGCGAAGAGCGCGACGGACCCGGCGGAGATCTGGCCTGCGATCCTGGAGAAGGCGTACGCGAAGCTGCACGGCAGCTACGCGAGGATCTGCTCCGGCGAcccgctgcacgcgctgcaggacATGACCGGGTTCTCGACGATGCGCTTCGACGATTCGCTGACGGACGACAAGGCGAGCGACCAGCTGTTCAGCGACCTTGTGCACGGGACTGCTGCAGGGTACACGGTGATCTGCAGCACGCCCGGGCGCGGGCCGCACGACAAAGACCAGGAGCTGTGCGAGGCGTACGCGCAGGTGGGGCTTGTGACCGGGTGTGCGTACACGATCCTGGAGGCGAAGCACATCGAGAGCAAGGACCTGCAGATGGTGAAGGTACGCAACGTGTGGGGGCGCGGCGTGGAGTGGAGCGGCAACTGGGGCAACGACGACGCAAAATGGGACGCGAACCCGGACATCGCGGAGGAATGCAACTTCCAGAAGGCGGAGAATGGGATGTTCTGGATGTCGTGGAAGGACGCGCGGAAGTACTTCAACGGTGGTGGCGTGTGCTTCACGCACCAGCCGGCGTACGACTACCGCATGAACTGCGTGTTCACGGAAGGCGTGCCGTCCGCTGTGCTGGAGATCGAGGTGCGGTCGCCTACGTGCTTCACGTTTGTGATTTCACAGGACGACAAGCGGTGCCAGGTGAACGCGTTGGAGTACAAGCCTGTGATGATCAGCATTGCGGAGCCCGTGGAGGACGGCATGTACAAGGTCGTCATGAACTCCTCGGCGAACGGCGCGCGGCCGACGTCGGACAAGTGGATGTTTCTGCAGGCACGCGACGTTTCACTGATCCACAAGCTGGACGCTGGGAAGTACATTGTCGTGCCGCGCATCATGCCGTCGGATGACCCGGTGGAGCCTGTACCGTACGTTCTGGGGATGATCTGCGACAAGGAGGTCGGCAACGGCGACGTGAGCGTGAAGTTCAAGCGCCTGGACGCTGGCAACCGCGTGTTCGAGAACTTCCCGAAGTTCGAGCCGGAGCTGATGGAGGTGGAGCAACCGGTGCAGTACCAGAAGCGCGCGCCGGGCGAGGCATTCCCGATGACGCagatgggggaggaggtgatgTAG
- a CDS encoding putative calpain-like cysteine peptidase, whose protein sequence is MTAMNGKVDEFDEGSVVRKKYGPNDYRYGEPVYKGDATPCFEDGLLFRIVEKSNNRWSFYNDTTHTQMNVQIVFGRNSSLRALENTEMVKLENGSYRATVTVYPMETELFVEGQVNGFTSSIRALPLTEDYLKDMARQDYEFIKQETATLYNAVDKNATTDNMVCKCVQSKIKFVDFAFPPEQKSLQIGSLMKLKVLAWERPGMFLSDENARQARLFRNGVHPSNIDEGDLGDSWLTGAMAALSEFPDKIRDIFRHPESVEQGQKERECGIYRVTLNKNGWWTSLIVDDYLPVAGGRPKFARSKGDPAELWPSILQKAYAKVFGGYGFIVAGDPLHALQDMSGFPCSSFDNAFVESTINETYELFAHLKNYSDLGYQLVFTTPTREAIMTARGAISCGSPVQAERVYERSSLLLGHTYSVIRVGYFEEHDLRLLQLRNPWSQSSSDWNGPWNKRDENWNKYTEVADYFHFDSSDDGTFFMEWTDVQDYFVSCGVCFIQSPTYDYRIRGTFFQNVPTTCLEISVTRPMLINIILSQEDKRGTDKSENAPIMISVAHGMGAMTPMRVDLNSGFDNDHPSPEYAFLQSRDVSMFYEFKPENSPYLVVPRAMSQFAKLPFTLGLLCPYEIGKETSEVRVAFRALAPENRIFDNFQKFNCETVATETEFQAKGPKQFFPDIYVGTIIQTSDD, encoded by the coding sequence ATGACGGCCATGAACGGCAAGGTAGACGAGTTCGATGAGGGTTCCGTCGTACGGAAGAAGTACGGCCCCAACGACTACCGGTACGGCGAGCCGGTGTACAAGGGCGATGCAACTCCGTGCTTCGAAGACGGCCTTCTCTTCCGCATTGTGGAGAAAAGCAACAACCGCTGGTCCTTTTACAATGACACCACCCATACACAGATGAATGTGCAGATCGTGTTTGGCCGCAACTCCTCcctgcgtgcgctggagaacACAGAGATGGTGAAGCTGGAGAACGGATCCTACCGCGCTACTGTGACGGTGTACCCAATGGAGACGGAGCTGTTTGTGGAGGGGCAGGTAAACGGCTTCACTAGCAGCATTCGTGCTCTGCCGCTGACGGAGGACTACCTCAAGGACATGGCTCGTCAGGATTACGAGTTCATCAAACAGGAGACGGCGACCTTGTACAACGCTGTGGACAAGAACGCTACGACTGATAACATGGTTTGCAAGTGCGTGCAGAGCAAAATCAAGTTTGTCGACTTTGCCTTCCCGCCGGAGCAGAAGTCGCTGCAGATCGGCTCTCTCATGAAACTGAAGGTGCTGGCGTGGGAGCGCCCGGGTATGTTCCTTTCCGACGAGAACGCCCGGCAGGCGCGCCTGTTTCGCAACGGCGTCCACCCATCCAACATCGACGAGGGCGATTTGGGCGACTCGTGGCTGACGGGCGCGATGGCAGCGTTGTCTGAGTTCCCGGACAAGATTCGTGATATCTTCCGCCACCCCGAGAGCGTGGAGCAGGGgcagaaggagcgcgagTGCGGGATCTACCGTGTGACGTTGAACAAGAACGGCTGGTGGACGAGCTTGATTGTCGACGACTACCTGCCGGTGGCTGGCGGCCGCCCAAAGTTTGCCCGCTCCAAGGGCGATCCGGCCGAGCTGTGGCCCTCCATTCTCCAGAAGGCGTACGCGAAGGTCTTTGGCGGCTACGGCTTCATCGTCGCTGGAGAcccgctgcacgcgctgcaggacATGTCCGGATTCCCGTGCTCCTCCTTTGATAACGCGTTCGTGGAGAGCACCATCAACGAGACGTATGAGCTGTTCGCGCACCTCAAGAACTACAGTGACCTGGGCTACCAGCTTGTGTTCACCACCCCGACCCGCGAAGCCATCATGACGGCTCGCGGCGCCATCAGCTGCGGCTCCCCTGTGCAGGCGGAGCGTGTGTACGAGAGGTCCAGCCTGCTGCTGGGGCACACCTACTCCGTGATTCGCGTAGGATACTTCGAGGAGCACGACCTGcgccttctgcagctgcggaaCCCGTGGTCGCAGTCCTCCTCGGACTGGAATGGGCCGTGGAACAAGCGCGACGAGAACTGGAACAAGTACACGGAGGTGGCAGACTACTTCCACTTTGACAGCAGCGATGACGGCACCTTTTTCATGGAGTGGACCGACGTGCAGGACTACTTTGTCAGCTGTGGCGTGTGCTTCATTCAGAGTCCCACGTACGACTACCGCATCCGCGGCACCTTCTTCCAAAACGTGCCGACGACATGCCTGGAGATCTCCGTTACACGTCCGATGCTTATCAACATTATTCTCTCACAGGAAGACAAGCGTGGCACCGACAAGAGCGAGAACGCCCCCATCATGATTAGTGTGGCGCACGGCATGGGGGCGATGACGCCGATGCGCGTGGACTTGAACAGCGGCTTCGACAACGACCACCCGTCGCCCGAGTACGCATTCCTGCAGAGTCGTGACGTGAGCATGTTCTACGAATTCAAGCCGGAGAACTCGCCGTACCTCGTGGTGCCGCGTGCCATGAGCCAGTTCGCCAAGCTTCCCTTCACGCTAGGCCTACTGTGCCCGTACGAGATCGGCAAGGAGACGAGCGAGGTCCGCGTGGCCTTCCGCGCCCTCGCCCCGGAGAACCGCATCTTCGACAACTTCCAGAAGTTCAACTGCGAGACCGTGGCCACAGAGACGGAGTTCCAGGCAAAAGGCCCGAAGCAGTTTTTCCCTGACATCTACGTGGGTACGATCATCCAGACTTCTGACGACTAA
- a CDS encoding putative calpain-like cysteine peptidase, whose product MFDEFREDSVEPLPMDASKSSPTPWVNWGPSIDGEATPCFKGGFLYRIIDSKKKVWALYNDTFVYEMHATFIFGPVSNMEPITASLSASESGGEVDERNRVVASVEDNELTISMVVYPMETIEFARGDKSKYRCHFDGKPLSKEYLQREIALANTELERNKMTLARFTHTSTDPEDVLALCKKHRLVFIDPSFPPGQHSLDGDRGLIAPSGWRRPEAYLPLALKGQIRLFRHRVTPSATQRGELGNSWVVSAMAALAERPDYVKDMFRHPISSEETQRDEAVGAYRVWLNQDGLWRSVLVDSYLPVVGKQQRYARSANGPCEMWVSYLEKVYAKRYHSYSNIAGGDPLFAIRDFTGFPTSRLDARFRECATDPVKSDMFFLRMVRDYENGHLVLLSTPGSGDPRSAHSTYKEKGIFVGYAYAVLEARAIESPTLRRKKVPPLRLLRLRNAWEAATKWSGKWSDDSSMWQAHPEACVAFPQHSGKDGTFIMEWSEVLGIFVGCGVVFNHFGYTDYRIPFEFRGSVPDLCLEIHVTEPTTLTLILSQPDSKGTVRESEDYNPVMISIACASSAKTSPVSQSGSKRSSGTSSHSMMTASTQLVARDYSLLVNSSADAEAPSKSFTFLQGRDVSAICTLVPEQSPYLVVPRLLVQQSSGSNGTRASSAAVASASNSAVTWPCVLGVLSQLAFTPNGQAHVHLRKLPANSLVFDNYLSFANDSVEVAKTFYVKRSGTSVVERSASELQ is encoded by the coding sequence ATGTTCGATGAGTTTCGTGAGGACTCAGTAGAGCCGCTACCAATGGATGCCAGTAAGAGCTCACCAACGCCATGGGTGAACTGGGGTCCGTCCATTGACGGCGAGGCTACGCCGTGCTTCAAGGGCGGTTTTCTCTATCGGATTATCGATTCCAAGAAGAAAGTCTGGGCTCTGTATAACGATACGTTCGTCTACGAAATGCATGCCACCTTTATTTTCGGGCCTGTGTCGAACATGGAGCCCAtcaccgcctcgctctctgcgtcggagagcggcggcgaggtggaTGAGAGGAAccgcgtcgtcgccagcGTCGAGGATAACGAGCTGACGATCTCCATGGTTGTCTATCCGATGGAGACGATCGAGTTCGCCCGAGGCGACAAGTCGAAGTACAGATGTCACTTCGACGGCAAGCCGCTCTCAAAAGAGTACCTTCAACGCGAAATAGCCTTGGCAAACACCGAGCTAGAGAGGAACAAGATGACGCTCGCGAGGTTCACCCACACCTCCACAGATCCTGAGGATGTGCTGGCGTTGTGCAAAAAACACCGTTTGGTGTTCATAgacccctccttccctcctgGCCAGCACTCGCTTGACGGGGATCGAGGTCTGATTGCGCCAAGCGGGTGGAGGCGACCGGAGGCGTATCTGCCTCTCGCGTTGAAGGGTCAAATTCGTCTGTTTCGGCATCGTGTGACTCCCTCTGCCACACAGCGTGGCGAATTGGGCAATTCGTGGGTGGTGAGcgccatggcggcgctggcggaaCGCCCGGACTACGTCAAGGATATGTTTCGGCACCCCATCAGCTCCGAAGAGACGCAGCGAGACGAGGCGGTTGGGGCGTACCGGGTTTGGCTGAACCAAGACGGTCTCTGGCGGTCGGTGCTCGTCGACAGCTATCTGCCCGTGGTgggcaagcagcagcgctacgCCCGCAGCGCCAACGGGCCGTGCGAGATGTGGGTGTCTTATCTCGAGAAGGTGTATGCGAAGCGTTATCACAGCTACAGCAacatcgccggcggcgatCCGCTCTTTGCAATTCGCGACTTCACCGGATTTCCTACGTCGCGGCTGGACGCTCGCTTTCGCGAGTGTGCCACGGACCCGGTGAAGAGCGATATGTTTTTCCTTCGCATGGTACGCGACTACGAGAACGGGCACCTTGTGCTACTGAGCACTCCCGGCAGCGGTGACCCGCGCTCTGCCCATAGCACATACAAGGAGAAGGGCATTTTTGTGGGCTACGCCTATGCAGTGCTAGAAGCTCGCGCGATCGAATCGCCGACATTGCGGCGGAAGAAGGTaccaccgctgcggctgctgcggctgcgcaacGCGTGGGAGGCGGCGACCAAGTGGAGTGGCAAGTGGTCTGACGACTCGTCGATGTGGCAGGCGCACCCGGAAGCGTGTGTTGCGTTTCCGCAGCACAGCGGGAAGGATGGAACGTTCATCATGGAGTGGTCGGAGGTGCTGGGGATCTTTGTCGGCTGCGGTGTTGTGTTCAACCACTTCGGCTACACGGACTACCGCATCCCCTTCGAGTTCCGGGGCTCTGTGCCGGACCTGTGCCTCGAGATTCACGTGACAGAGCCGACAACGTTGACGCTCATACTGTCGCAGCCAGACAGCAAAGGCACGGTGAGGGAGTCGGAGGACTACAACCCTGTCATGATTTCCATagcgtgcgcctcctccgccaagACGAGCCCGGTTTCCCAGAGTGGCAGCAAGCGTAGCAGCGGGACCTCCAGTCACTCCATGATGACGGCCAGTACGCAGCTGGTGGCGCGTGATTACTCTCTCCTCGTCAATTCCTCTgcggacgccgaggcgcCGTCAAAGAGCTTCACGTTCTTGCAGGGCCGCGACGTAAGCGCCATATGCACGCTCGTCCCAGAGCAGTCGCCGTACCTCGTCGTGCCACGTCTGCTCGTGCAGCAGTCtagcggcagcaacggcacgAGGGCGTCCAGTGCGGCTGTGGCCTCGGCATCAAACAGCGCTGTGACGTGGCCATGCGTGCTCGGTGTTCTTTCGCAGCTTGCCTTCACCCCAAACGGACAGGCACACGTTCATCTGCGCAAGTTGCCAGCGAACAGTCTCGTCTTCGACAACTACCTCAGCTTCGCCAACGACTCCGTGGAGGTCGCGAAGACCTTCTACGTGAAACGCTCCGGCACCAGTGTGGTGGAGCGCAGCGCCTCAGAACTACAGTAG
- a CDS encoding putative calpain-like cysteine peptidase, whose amino-acid sequence MAAVAEHTHHLLRMFRHPRSQQLGAAEQLLGAYRVTLNVRGWWRSVVVDDYFPMTEGSSYMNCAHSHRDVRELRVPLLEKVYARMRGGYSNIITGNPLMALRDFTGWPCTRYDIAHFNDISVVSSSFASRLMRYDRYGFQVILHTAPRFDPDGMMLQTDVATSRAEMSLPSAAEASGRGACTEAGAVHGLLADMVYPVMRILRFNADSFYAELTLLQVRNPWGAIAAWKGKWRCGSRLWEQWPQIAAACDMQECLHRDGSGGMISSRHDLRDRCAAPPAPQTATTAAGATTTACACRRNQYIWVEWSGVYQHFSGCGVIFRLPLHHDYRVKGVFDTTCPSVWVRVSVAACTFIGAMLSMSDTVGDRSLAATDTEDASTYPLIMLTLAREEVGVLHVVRNSQADPDNPTTRFSFM is encoded by the coding sequence atggcggcggtcgcggagcacacgcaccacctcctccgcatgTTCCGCCACCCCCGCAGCCAGCAACTGGGGGCCGCCGaacagctcctcggcgcgtATCGCGTGACGCTGAACGTGCGagggtggtggcgcagcgtcgTGGTCGACGACTACTTCCCCATGACGGAGGGCAGCAGTTACATGAATTGCGCGCACAGTCACCGTGATGTGCGGGAGCtgcgggtgccgctgctggagaaggtgTACGCTAGGATGCGTGGCGGCTACTCTAACATCATCACTGGCAATCCGCTCATGGCTCTGCGTGACTTCACCGGTTGGCCGTGCACCCGCTACGACATCGCACACTTCAACGACATTTCTGTGGTGTCGTCTAGCTTTGCGTCGCGACTCATGCGGTACGACCGGTACGGGTTTCAGGTCATCCTGCACACGGCACCCCGCTTCGATCCTGATGGCATGATGCTCCAGACCGACGTAGCTACCTCACGAGCAGAGATGTCTCTGCCTTCAGCGGCGGAGGCTTCCGGGCGCGGCGCGTGCACTGAAGCAGGGGCGGTTCACGGGCTCCTCGCCGACATGGTGTACCCCGTCATGCGCATCTTGCGGTTCAACGCCGATTCGTTTTATGCCGAGCTGACGCTGCTCCAAGTGCGGAATCCGTGGGGAGCCATAGCAGCGTGGAAAGGAAAGTGGCGGTGTGGCAGTCGCCTCTGGGAGCAGTGGCCACAGATTGCCGCGGCATGTGACATGCAGGAGTGCCTGCATCGtgacggcagtggcggcatgATATCGTCAAGGCACGATCTCCGAGACAGATgtgcggcaccaccggcgccgcagaCAGCCACCACGGCTGCTGGCGCCACCACTACCGCGTGCGCCTGTCGCCGCAACCAGTACATCTGGGTAGAGTGGTCAGGGGTGTACCAGCACTTCTCCGGCTGCGGCGTCATATTCCGACTCCCCCTTCACCACGACTATCGCGTAAAAGGGGTGTTCGACACCACCTGCCCatctgtgtgggtgcgggtgTCGGTCGCGGCGTGCACCTTCATAGGTGCCATGCTCTCTATGAGCGACACAGTCGGGGACAGGTCCTTGGCGGCGACGGACACGGAAGACGCGAGCACATACCCGCTCATCATGCTCACGCTGGCGCGAGAGGAAGTTGGCGTGCTGCACGTCGTGCGCAACTCGCAGGCTGACCCTGACAATCCGACAACGCGCTTTAGCTTTATGTGA
- a CDS encoding calpain-like cysteine peptidase, Clan CA, family C2, producing the protein MGCFNSTDAVADQDPASGYMYTKPNAKGTKEALFGGLLYRITDEEEGGLAFYNNSKDYEFHIKYLFGADSELNAVGDTKLEMQDDGILAEVVVYPLETKPFVQGTIDGYETKLEALPLSEEYFALHPEIDEAAYYRRLEAPKSSRF; encoded by the coding sequence ATGGGTTGCTTCAACTCGACCGACGCCGTGGCCGATCAGGACCCCGCGAGTGGGTACATGTACACGAAGCCCAATGCGAAGGGAACAAAGGAGGCGCTCTTCGGCGGACTTCTCTACCGCATTaccgacgaggaggagggcggcttGGCCTTCTACAACAACTCGAAGGACTACGAGTTTCACATCAAGTACCTGTTTGGCGCCGATAGTGAGCTGAACGCGGTGGGCGACACCAAGCTCGAGATGCAGGATGACGGCATTCTCGCCGAGGTGGTCGTCTACCCGTTGGAGACGAAGCCCTTTGTGCAGGGCACAATCGACGGCTACGAGACCAAGCTCGAGGCACTGCCGCTGTCAGAGGAGTACTTTGCGCTGCACCCGGAGATAGATGAGGCGGCCTACTACCGCCGTCTCGAGGCTCCCAAAAGCAGCCGATTTTAA